The proteins below come from a single Aegilops tauschii subsp. strangulata cultivar AL8/78 chromosome 6, Aet v6.0, whole genome shotgun sequence genomic window:
- the LOC109743560 gene encoding uncharacterized protein — protein MVDEYHHRMGAAAADFRRDLEDLVCDHLGGCYSPPPSSSSSLCSAAGGGGGGGAEGGGGVGGGREEEAESSRRRRRESRLLSRWVARQAEEVLSSMEREVERRNRESELLALTRLHPVSTLDPSAFLLSSPPPPRPQAPSPAAPSSLLQMWRELEHRRADAGQPFDREPSPDTPDRHRERVRQIARRLTTSTDSPTAAAATATGEWLGETERQRVRLVREWVQMASQPRDARAASRREEPTAAERDRRGEPPRLRGRQARTDVITRMSRERQRELQGLSGYHIVSQFPQRSRSRIQGLLRVRFLRNAVAPAEEERQPSVAARELGQLRQSHRVSTLRSESAVNSQDVSPSDAPVAENVPLPGNDETEQGADVVHLTGSEDVAQTTPENVGLQEDNVDVAEAESPATTSGDIVDMQVSQVDNGLQDETERETIFWQPSLDVRLDRWPNETAENSDRNWEDNAEELHSEIVEDDDRENENLQDEHDVWHDDESHGTEENWQDDFHDAALDTGPIPRIENSFNLRDEANLHNMELRELLSRRSVSNLLSNGFGDSLEQLIRSYVQRRGHAPLNWNLDTAMPTANAPNGNGELVRNAENRQFQGPVNRPALVIPPPPLPPRQPLWHRDLRHNTWSSRHRVHQELDAINDLKADMNKLQQGMSSMQRMLEACMDMQLELQRSVRQEVSAALSRFPGPEGMFLDLHDDGTRWDQVRKGTCCVCCDTQIDSLLYRCGHMCTCSKCANELVRSGGKCPLCRAPIVEVVRAYAVL, from the exons atgGTGGACGAGTACCACCACCGGATGGGCGCCGCGGCGGCCGACTTCCGGCGCGACCTGGAGGACCTCGTCTGCGACCACCTCGGCGGCTGCTACTCGCCGCcgccctcctcgtcctcctcgctctgctccgcggcgggcggcggcggcgggggaggggcCGAGGGCgggggcggggtcggcggcggcagggaggaggaggccgagtcgtcgcggcggcggcggcgcgagtcGCGGCTGCTCAGCCGCTGGGTCGCGCGGCAGGCGGAGGAGGTGCTCTCCTCCATGGAGCGCGAGGTGGAGCGGCGGAACCGCGAGTCGGAGCTCCTTGCGCTCACCCGGCTCCACCCGGTCTccaccctcgacccctcggcgttCCTCCTCTcctcgcccccgccgccgcggccgcaggcgccctcgcccgccgcgccctcctccctcctccagaTGTGGCGGGAGCTCGAGCACCGCCGCGCCGACGCCGGCCAGCCCTTCGACCGCGAGCCGTCCCCGGACACGCCCGACCGCCACCGCGAGCGCGTGCGCCAGATCGCCCGCCGCCTCACCACGTCCACGGACAGccccacggccgccgccgccactgccaCGGGGGAGTGGCTCGGCGAGACGGAGAGGCAGAGGGTCAGGCTCGTCAGGGAGTGGGTGCAGATGGCCAGCCAGCCGCGCGACGCCCGCGCGGCCTCGCGCAGGGAGGAGCCGACCGCCGCGGAGAGGGACAGGCGAGGGGAGCCTCCCCGGCTCCGCGGCCGGCAGGCGCGCACCGATGTCATCACTCGGATGTCCCGGGAGCGTCAGCGCGAGCTGCAGGGGCTATCAGGGTACCACATTGTGTCACAGTTCCCCCAGCGCAGCCGCAGCCGCATTCAG GGATTGCTTAGGGTAAGGTTCTTGAGGAACGCGGTGGCTCCAGCTGAAGAGGAGCGACAACCATCTGTGGCGGCGAGGGAGCTCGGGCAGTTGAGGCAGAGCCATCGCGTGTCCACCTTAAG ATCAGAGAGTGCTGTAAATAGTCAAGATGTTAGCCCGTCTGATGCTCCTGTCGCCGAAAATGTTCCATTACCTGGTAATGATGAAACTGAACAGGGGGCTGACGTTGTGCACCTTACTGGTAGTGAGGATGTGGCCCAAACTACGCCCGAGAATGTGGGTTTACAGGAGGATAACGTAGATGTTGCTGAGGCGGAGTCACCGGCTACAACATCTGGTGACATAGTAGATATGCAAGTTTCCCAAGTTGATAATGGGCTGCAAGATGAGACAGAACGTGAGACAATATTTTGGCAGCCATCTTTGGATGTCAGGCTTGATAGATGGCCCAATGAAACTGCAGAGAATTCTGACAGAAATTGGGAAGATAACGCAGAGGAGTTACACAGCGAAATCGTGGAGGATGATGACAGGGAGAATGAAAATCTCCAAGATGAGCATGATGTGTGGCACGATGACGAATCTCATGGCACCGAGGAGAACTGGCAAGATGACTTCCATGATGCTGCACTTGACACAGGGCCCATTCCTAGAATTGAAAACAGCTTCAACCTACGTGATGAAGCCAATTTGCACAACATGGAACTGAGGGAATTACTCAGCAG GCGAAGTGTATCCAATCTTCTTAGTAATGGTTTTGGTGACAGTTTGGAGCAATTAATAAGGTCATATGTTCAACGACGTGGTCATGCCCCACTCAACTGGAATCTCGATACCGCCATGCCCACTGCGAATGCACCAAACGGAAACGGCGAACTAGTAAGAAATGCTGAAAATCGGCAATTCCAAGGTCCTGTCAACAGACCTGCCCTTGTTATCCCTCCACCACCTTTGCCACCGCGTCAGCCACTGTGGCACAGAGATTTGCGCCATAACACCTGGAGCAGTAGACACAGGGTACATCAG GAATTGGACGCCATTAATGATTTGAAAGCCGACATGAATAAACTTCAACAAGGGATGAGCAGCATGCAAAGGATGCTGGAGGCGTGCATGGACATGCAACTGGAGTTGCAACGTTCAGTGAGACAAGAAGTGTCTGCAGCCTTGAGTAGATTCCCGGGACCTGAAG GCATGTTTCTGGATCTACACGATGATGGAACGAGATGGGATCAGGTGAGGAAAGGAACCTGCTGCGTATGCTGCGACACACAAATCGATTCTCTACTCTACAG ATGCGGGCACATGTGCACGTGCTCGAAATGCGCGAACGAGCTGGTGCGCAGCGGCGGCAAGTGCCCGCTGTGCCGGGCGCCGATCGTGGAGGTGGTCCGGGCATACGCGGTGCTGTAA